The Bacillota bacterium genome has a segment encoding these proteins:
- a CDS encoding M48 family metalloprotease, with amino-acid sequence MLNAFRIVVLAGIAFVNWVILALFLSMFGASDALAGWGALLAEAALVGLAFTPLGEKYFRFVNRLRRPLPDEERALRPAFERAVVRCGLIERPELFVAHDPFPNALATGVKTVAVTQGLLQQARPEELEAILAHELGHLKNGDTKVLLAAYVMNAAGSFATWVMTVVMVALSIFSFLTGGATGDRQFIGLGWFIVMISWMLRGVTWLLQKILELSFLAVGRAQEYEADAFAARCGYRDGLVSFLSRVVGPEGPRSLAAVLYATHPSPEARIEKLMARSW; translated from the coding sequence ATGCTTAACGCTTTCAGAATCGTCGTTTTGGCGGGCATAGCTTTCGTCAACTGGGTAATCCTGGCGCTGTTTCTCTCCATGTTCGGCGCCTCTGACGCCCTCGCCGGGTGGGGGGCGCTCCTGGCGGAGGCAGCCCTGGTTGGTTTGGCCTTCACTCCCCTTGGGGAGAAGTACTTCCGCTTCGTCAACAGGCTGCGCCGGCCCCTGCCGGACGAGGAGAGGGCCCTGCGCCCCGCCTTCGAGCGGGCGGTCGTCCGTTGCGGCCTGATCGAAAGGCCCGAGCTCTTCGTGGCCCACGACCCCTTTCCGAATGCCCTGGCAACCGGCGTGAAGACAGTGGCCGTGACGCAGGGGCTCCTCCAGCAGGCCAGGCCTGAGGAACTGGAGGCGATCCTGGCGCACGAGCTGGGGCACCTGAAGAACGGGGACACGAAGGTCCTGCTCGCGGCCTACGTGATGAACGCGGCGGGGAGCTTCGCCACGTGGGTGATGACGGTCGTTATGGTCGCCCTCTCGATTTTCAGCTTCCTCACCGGCGGGGCGACGGGCGACCGGCAGTTCATCGGGCTGGGTTGGTTCATCGTGATGATATCCTGGATGCTTCGCGGGGTGACGTGGCTCCTGCAAAAAATTCTCGAGCTCTCCTTCCTGGCGGTGGGGCGGGCCCAAGAGTACGAAGCTGACGCCTTCGCTGCCCGGTGCGGCTACCGGGACGGGCTCGTCTCGTTCCTCTCCCGCGTGGTTGGGCCTGAAGGGCCCCGGAGCCTGGCGGCGGTCCTCTACGCCACGCACCCGTCACCGGAGGCCAGGATCGAAAAACTGATGGCGAGGAGCTGGTAG